Proteins co-encoded in one Juglans regia cultivar Chandler chromosome 16, Walnut 2.0, whole genome shotgun sequence genomic window:
- the LOC108986116 gene encoding cytochrome P450 71B9-like — MSVFAVPIWLPLLLLLPLLLLMKNKIHGRRQNKSLPPSPPYLPIIGNLHQIGNLPHQSLSRLAQRYGPVMLLKFGAKPIVVISSAEAAKEVLKVHDLDCCSRPLSASARKLTYNYQDIVFAPYGEYWREIRKVCVLELFSAARVQSYRSIREEEVALLVDSISQSSSSATPVNLMEKMLPPAASILCRIAFGKSFRGSDLDNEKFQEVLHEAEAMLASFSASEFFPYVGWIVDRLSGRFQTLDKIFHEWDNFLQLAIDFHLNPDKTKEEHEDLVDVLLRIEREQAKSGGATFTRDNIKAILFDIFLGGSNSAAITTVWAMAELARNPRVMKKAQDEVRNLVGNKGKVAESDTPHLPYLKMIMKETLRLHPPAAMLLPRETMAPFKISGYDICPKSLLQVNNWAIARDPEYWKDPEEFNPERFDDSSIDYKGQNFEFLPFGSGRRGCPGMHMGTTTVELALANLLYCFDWKLPSGMKEEDINMEESTGPGLTKKRTPLKLVPVNFF; from the exons ATGTCTGTTTTCGCTGTACCCATATGGCTTCCACTTCTCCTTCTTCTCCCCCTTCTGCTactcatgaaaaacaaaattcatggTCGGAGGCAAAACAAAAGCCTTCCACCGAGCCCTCCATACCTTCCCATTATAGGCAACTTGCACCAGATCGGTAATTTACCACATCAATCTCTGTCGCGACTCGCCCAGAGATATGGCCCTGTGATGCTCCTCAAATTCGGTGCTAAACCGATTGTTGTTATCTCTTCTGCTGAGGCTGCAAAAGAGGTCTTGAAAGTTCATGATCTCGACTGTTGCAGTCGACCTCTCTCAGCCAGCGCTAGAAAACTGACGTACAATTATCAGGATATAGTCTTTGCACCTTATGGCGAGTATTGGCGAGAGATAAGGAAAGTCTGTGTTCTTGAGCTTTTTAGCGCGGCAAGGGTGCAGTCATATCGTTCCATCAGGGAAGAAGAAGTGGCTTTGCTTGTGGATTCAATATCTCAGTCTTCATCTTCTGCAACCCCTGTGAATCTCATGGAGAAGATGCTGCCTCCTGCTGCAAGTATTCTCTGTAGGATTGCTTTTGGAAAGAGCTTCCGGGGGAgtgatttggataatgagaagTTTCAAGAAGTTCTTCATGAGGCTGAAGCCATGCTTGCAAGCTTCAGTGCATCTGAGTTCTTTCCATACGTGGGATGGATTGTGGACAGGCTCTCTGGTAGATTTCAAACACTTGACAAGATTTTCCATGAGTGGGATAACTTTCTACAACTGGCAATTGATTTTCATCTTAATCCCGACAAGACAAAAGAGGAACACGAAGACCTTGTCGATGTGCTGCTCAGAATAGAAAGGGAGCAAGCCAAGTCTGGTGGAGCTACGTTCACTAGAGATAACATTAAGGCGATCCTCTTC GATATATTTCTAGGTGGAAGCAACTCTGCTGCAATTACCACGGTATGGGCAATGGCAGAGCTTGCAAGGAACCCACGAGTGATGAAGAAAGCGCAAGATGAAGTCAGAAATCTCGTTGGAAACAAAGGAAAAGTCGCAGAAAGCGACACTCCTCATCTTCCTTACCTCAAGATGATAATGAAAGAAACTCTCAGATTGCACCCTCCGGCCGCAATGCTTCTTCCAAGAGAAACTATGGCACCTTTTAAGATCAGCGGTTACGACATTTGCCCAAAATCATTGCTGCAAGTAAACAACTGGGCAATAGCAAGAGACCCTGAATACTGGAAAGACCCAGAAGAATTCAACCCAGAAAGGTTCGATGATAGCTCTATTGATTATAAAGGGCAAAACTTTGAGTTCTTGCCCTTTGGATCTGGTCGAAGAGGTTGTCCTGGGATGCATATGGGAACGACCACAGTTGAGCTTGCACTTGCCAATCTTTTGTACTGTTTCGATTGGAAATTACCCAGTGGGATGAAAGAGGAGGACATTAACATGGAAGAATCGACTGGTCCGGGCCTTACCAAGAAAAGAACACCACTGAAACTAGTTccagtcaattttttttag